The following are from one region of the Muntiacus reevesi chromosome 3, mMunRee1.1, whole genome shotgun sequence genome:
- the NSMF gene encoding NMDA receptor synaptonuclear signaling and neuronal migration factor isoform X2 translates to MRRRLDHGRRRLPEEGAKKRGDVLGGGQSAVRPRCAGRQGPRNCDLPALGGLRAARAFGEYLSQSHPENRNGADHLLADAYSGHDGSPEMQPAPQNKRRLSLISNGRYEGSLPEEAASGKPACEGPQPRVYTISGEPALLPGPEAEAIELAVVKGQRQGERHPHHHSQPLRASPGGSHEDVSRPCQSWAGSRQGSKECPGCAQLAPSPSPQAFGVDQPPLPEAPGRRKKLERMYSVDRVSDDVPIRTWFPKENLFSFQTATTTMQANFRKHLRMVGSRRVKAQTFAERRERSFSRSWSDPTPMKVDTSHDSRDSGDLQSSHCTLGEALEDLDWESEKGLEAAACDTEGFVPPKVMLISSKVPKAEYIPTIIRRDDPAIIPILYDHEHATFEDILEEIEKKLNIYHKGAKIWKMLIFCQGGPGHLYLLKNKVATFAKVEKEEDMIHFWKRLSRLMSKVNPEPNIIHVMGCYVLGNPNGEKLFQNLRTLMTPYRVIFESPLELSAQGKQMIETYFDFRLYRLWKSRQHSKLLDFEDVL, encoded by the exons ATGCGCCGCCGCCTCGACCATGGGCGCCGTCGCCTCCCGGAGGAGGGCGCTAAGAAGCGAGGCGATGTCCTCGGTGGCGGCCAAAGTGCG GTCCGGCCAAGATGCGCGGGGCGCCAAGGTCCCCGGAACTGCGACCTGCCAGCCCTGGGCGGTCTGAG AGCAGCCCGAGCGTTTGGCGAGTACCTGTCCCAGAGTCACCCCGAAAACCGGAACGGTGCAG ACCACCTGCTGGCTGACGCCTACTCTGGCCACGACGGGTCCCCCGAGATGCAGCCGGCTCCTCAGAACAAGCGCCGCCTCTCCCTCATCTCCAACGGCCGCTATGAGGGCAGCCTTCCGGAGGAGGCTGCCAGCGGGAAGCCGGCCTGTGAGGGCCCCCAGCCCCGCGTGTACACCATCTCAGGGGAGCCGGCCCTGCTGCCCGGCCCGGAGGCCGAGGCCATCGAGCTGGCTGTGGTGAAGGGGCAGCGGCAAGGGGAGCGGCACCCCCACCACCACAGCCAGCCCCTGCGCGCCAGCCCGGGCGGCAGTCACGAGGACGTCAGCAGGCCCTGCCAGAGCTGGGCGGGCAGCCGCCAGGGCTCAAAGGAGTGTCCCGGATGCGCCCAGCtcgcccccagtccctcccctcAGGCCTTTGGGGTGGACCAGCCGCCTCTGCCTGAGGCTCCCGGCCGCCGCAAGAAGCTGGAGAGGATGTACAGCGTCGACCGAGTGTCTG ATGACGTCCCCATCCGTACCTGGTTCCCCAAGGAAAACCTTTTCAGTTTCCAGACGGCAACCACAACTATGCAAGC GAACTTCCGCAAACACCTGCGCATGGTCGGCAGCCGGCGGGTGAAGGCCCAGA CGTTCGCCGAGCGGCGCGAGCGGAGCTTCAGCCGGTCCTGGAGCGACCCCACCCCCATGAAAGTCGACACCTCTCACGACTCCCGAGACA GTGGTGACTTGCAGAGCTCCCACTGCACCTTGGGCGAGGCTCTCGAGGACCTGGACTGGGAGAGTGAGAAGGGCCTGGAGGCCGCAGCCTGCGACACTGAGGGCTTCGTGCCGCCCAAGGTCATG CTCATCTCCTCCAAAGTGCCCAAAGCCGAGTACATCCCCACCATCATCCGCAGGGACGACCCTGCCATCATCCCCATCCTCTAC GACCACGAACATGCGACCTTTGAGGACATTCTGG aggaGATAGAGAAGAAGCTGAATATCTACCACAAGGGGGCCAAAATCTGGAAGATGCTGATTTTCTGCCAG GGTGGCCCAGGACACTTGTACCTGCTCAAGAACAAGGTGGCCACCTTTGCCaaagtggagaaggaagaggacatGATCCA CTTCTGGAAGCGGCTGAGCCGCTTGATGAGCAAAGTGAACCCTGAGCCGAACATCATCCACGTCATGGGCTGCTACGTCCTGGGGAACCCCAATGGGGAGAAG CTCTTCCAGAACCTCAGGACCCTCATGACTCCTTACAGGGTAATCTTCGAGTCGCCCCTGGAGCTGTCGGCTCAAG GGAAGCAGATGATTGAGACCTACTTTGACTTCCGGCTGTACCGCCTGTGGAAGAGCCGCCAGCACTCGAAGCTGCTGGACTTTGAGGACGTTCTGTGA
- the NSMF gene encoding NMDA receptor synaptonuclear signaling and neuronal migration factor isoform X1: MRRRLDHGRRRLPEEGAKKRGDVLGGGQSAVRPRCAGRQGPRNCDLPALGGLRAARAFGEYLSQSHPENRNGADHLLADAYSGHDGSPEMQPAPQNKRRLSLISNGRYEGSLPEEAASGKPACEGPQPRVYTISGEPALLPGPEAEAIELAVVKGQRQGERHPHHHSQPLRASPGGSHEDVSRPCQSWAGSRQGSKECPGCAQLAPSPSPQAFGVDQPPLPEAPGRRKKLERMYSVDRVSDDVPIRTWFPKENLFSFQTATTTMQAVFRGYAERKRRKRENDSASVIQRNFRKHLRMVGSRRVKAQTFAERRERSFSRSWSDPTPMKVDTSHDSRDSGDLQSSHCTLGEALEDLDWESEKGLEAAACDTEGFVPPKVMLISSKVPKAEYIPTIIRRDDPAIIPILYDHEHATFEDILEEIEKKLNIYHKGAKIWKMLIFCQGGPGHLYLLKNKVATFAKVEKEEDMIHFWKRLSRLMSKVNPEPNIIHVMGCYVLGNPNGEKLFQNLRTLMTPYRVIFESPLELSAQGKQMIETYFDFRLYRLWKSRQHSKLLDFEDVL; encoded by the exons ATGCGCCGCCGCCTCGACCATGGGCGCCGTCGCCTCCCGGAGGAGGGCGCTAAGAAGCGAGGCGATGTCCTCGGTGGCGGCCAAAGTGCG GTCCGGCCAAGATGCGCGGGGCGCCAAGGTCCCCGGAACTGCGACCTGCCAGCCCTGGGCGGTCTGAG AGCAGCCCGAGCGTTTGGCGAGTACCTGTCCCAGAGTCACCCCGAAAACCGGAACGGTGCAG ACCACCTGCTGGCTGACGCCTACTCTGGCCACGACGGGTCCCCCGAGATGCAGCCGGCTCCTCAGAACAAGCGCCGCCTCTCCCTCATCTCCAACGGCCGCTATGAGGGCAGCCTTCCGGAGGAGGCTGCCAGCGGGAAGCCGGCCTGTGAGGGCCCCCAGCCCCGCGTGTACACCATCTCAGGGGAGCCGGCCCTGCTGCCCGGCCCGGAGGCCGAGGCCATCGAGCTGGCTGTGGTGAAGGGGCAGCGGCAAGGGGAGCGGCACCCCCACCACCACAGCCAGCCCCTGCGCGCCAGCCCGGGCGGCAGTCACGAGGACGTCAGCAGGCCCTGCCAGAGCTGGGCGGGCAGCCGCCAGGGCTCAAAGGAGTGTCCCGGATGCGCCCAGCtcgcccccagtccctcccctcAGGCCTTTGGGGTGGACCAGCCGCCTCTGCCTGAGGCTCCCGGCCGCCGCAAGAAGCTGGAGAGGATGTACAGCGTCGACCGAGTGTCTG ATGACGTCCCCATCCGTACCTGGTTCCCCAAGGAAAACCTTTTCAGTTTCCAGACGGCAACCACAACTATGCAAGC GGTGTTCAGGGGCTACGCGGAGAGGAAGCGCCGGAAACGGGAGAATGATTCCGCGTCTGTAATCCAGAG GAACTTCCGCAAACACCTGCGCATGGTCGGCAGCCGGCGGGTGAAGGCCCAGA CGTTCGCCGAGCGGCGCGAGCGGAGCTTCAGCCGGTCCTGGAGCGACCCCACCCCCATGAAAGTCGACACCTCTCACGACTCCCGAGACA GTGGTGACTTGCAGAGCTCCCACTGCACCTTGGGCGAGGCTCTCGAGGACCTGGACTGGGAGAGTGAGAAGGGCCTGGAGGCCGCAGCCTGCGACACTGAGGGCTTCGTGCCGCCCAAGGTCATG CTCATCTCCTCCAAAGTGCCCAAAGCCGAGTACATCCCCACCATCATCCGCAGGGACGACCCTGCCATCATCCCCATCCTCTAC GACCACGAACATGCGACCTTTGAGGACATTCTGG aggaGATAGAGAAGAAGCTGAATATCTACCACAAGGGGGCCAAAATCTGGAAGATGCTGATTTTCTGCCAG GGTGGCCCAGGACACTTGTACCTGCTCAAGAACAAGGTGGCCACCTTTGCCaaagtggagaaggaagaggacatGATCCA CTTCTGGAAGCGGCTGAGCCGCTTGATGAGCAAAGTGAACCCTGAGCCGAACATCATCCACGTCATGGGCTGCTACGTCCTGGGGAACCCCAATGGGGAGAAG CTCTTCCAGAACCTCAGGACCCTCATGACTCCTTACAGGGTAATCTTCGAGTCGCCCCTGGAGCTGTCGGCTCAAG GGAAGCAGATGATTGAGACCTACTTTGACTTCCGGCTGTACCGCCTGTGGAAGAGCCGCCAGCACTCGAAGCTGCTGGACTTTGAGGACGTTCTGTGA
- the NSMF gene encoding NMDA receptor synaptonuclear signaling and neuronal migration factor isoform X3 → MGAVASRRRALRSEAMSSVAAKVRAARAFGEYLSQSHPENRNGADHLLADAYSGHDGSPEMQPAPQNKRRLSLISNGRYEGSLPEEAASGKPACEGPQPRVYTISGEPALLPGPEAEAIELAVVKGQRQGERHPHHHSQPLRASPGGSHEDVSRPCQSWAGSRQGSKECPGCAQLAPSPSPQAFGVDQPPLPEAPGRRKKLERMYSVDRVSDDVPIRTWFPKENLFSFQTATTTMQAVFRGYAERKRRKRENDSASVIQRNFRKHLRMVGSRRVKAQTFAERRERSFSRSWSDPTPMKVDTSHDSRDSGDLQSSHCTLGEALEDLDWESEKGLEAAACDTEGFVPPKVMLISSKVPKAEYIPTIIRRDDPAIIPILYDHEHATFEDILEEIEKKLNIYHKGAKIWKMLIFCQGGPGHLYLLKNKVATFAKVEKEEDMIHFWKRLSRLMSKVNPEPNIIHVMGCYVLGNPNGEKLFQNLRTLMTPYRVIFESPLELSAQGKQMIETYFDFRLYRLWKSRQHSKLLDFEDVL, encoded by the exons ATGGGCGCCGTCGCCTCCCGGAGGAGGGCGCTAAGAAGCGAGGCGATGTCCTCGGTGGCGGCCAAAGTGCG AGCAGCCCGAGCGTTTGGCGAGTACCTGTCCCAGAGTCACCCCGAAAACCGGAACGGTGCAG ACCACCTGCTGGCTGACGCCTACTCTGGCCACGACGGGTCCCCCGAGATGCAGCCGGCTCCTCAGAACAAGCGCCGCCTCTCCCTCATCTCCAACGGCCGCTATGAGGGCAGCCTTCCGGAGGAGGCTGCCAGCGGGAAGCCGGCCTGTGAGGGCCCCCAGCCCCGCGTGTACACCATCTCAGGGGAGCCGGCCCTGCTGCCCGGCCCGGAGGCCGAGGCCATCGAGCTGGCTGTGGTGAAGGGGCAGCGGCAAGGGGAGCGGCACCCCCACCACCACAGCCAGCCCCTGCGCGCCAGCCCGGGCGGCAGTCACGAGGACGTCAGCAGGCCCTGCCAGAGCTGGGCGGGCAGCCGCCAGGGCTCAAAGGAGTGTCCCGGATGCGCCCAGCtcgcccccagtccctcccctcAGGCCTTTGGGGTGGACCAGCCGCCTCTGCCTGAGGCTCCCGGCCGCCGCAAGAAGCTGGAGAGGATGTACAGCGTCGACCGAGTGTCTG ATGACGTCCCCATCCGTACCTGGTTCCCCAAGGAAAACCTTTTCAGTTTCCAGACGGCAACCACAACTATGCAAGC GGTGTTCAGGGGCTACGCGGAGAGGAAGCGCCGGAAACGGGAGAATGATTCCGCGTCTGTAATCCAGAG GAACTTCCGCAAACACCTGCGCATGGTCGGCAGCCGGCGGGTGAAGGCCCAGA CGTTCGCCGAGCGGCGCGAGCGGAGCTTCAGCCGGTCCTGGAGCGACCCCACCCCCATGAAAGTCGACACCTCTCACGACTCCCGAGACA GTGGTGACTTGCAGAGCTCCCACTGCACCTTGGGCGAGGCTCTCGAGGACCTGGACTGGGAGAGTGAGAAGGGCCTGGAGGCCGCAGCCTGCGACACTGAGGGCTTCGTGCCGCCCAAGGTCATG CTCATCTCCTCCAAAGTGCCCAAAGCCGAGTACATCCCCACCATCATCCGCAGGGACGACCCTGCCATCATCCCCATCCTCTAC GACCACGAACATGCGACCTTTGAGGACATTCTGG aggaGATAGAGAAGAAGCTGAATATCTACCACAAGGGGGCCAAAATCTGGAAGATGCTGATTTTCTGCCAG GGTGGCCCAGGACACTTGTACCTGCTCAAGAACAAGGTGGCCACCTTTGCCaaagtggagaaggaagaggacatGATCCA CTTCTGGAAGCGGCTGAGCCGCTTGATGAGCAAAGTGAACCCTGAGCCGAACATCATCCACGTCATGGGCTGCTACGTCCTGGGGAACCCCAATGGGGAGAAG CTCTTCCAGAACCTCAGGACCCTCATGACTCCTTACAGGGTAATCTTCGAGTCGCCCCTGGAGCTGTCGGCTCAAG GGAAGCAGATGATTGAGACCTACTTTGACTTCCGGCTGTACCGCCTGTGGAAGAGCCGCCAGCACTCGAAGCTGCTGGACTTTGAGGACGTTCTGTGA
- the NSMF gene encoding NMDA receptor synaptonuclear signaling and neuronal migration factor isoform X4: MGAVASRRRALRSEAMSSVAAKVRAARAFGEYLSQSHPENRNGADHLLADAYSGHDGSPEMQPAPQNKRRLSLISNGRYEGSLPEEAASGKPACEGPQPRVYTISGEPALLPGPEAEAIELAVVKGQRQGERHPHHHSQPLRASPGGSHEDVSRPCQSWAGSRQGSKECPGCAQLAPSPSPQAFGVDQPPLPEAPGRRKKLERMYSVDRVSDDVPIRTWFPKENLFSFQTATTTMQANFRKHLRMVGSRRVKAQTFAERRERSFSRSWSDPTPMKVDTSHDSRDSGDLQSSHCTLGEALEDLDWESEKGLEAAACDTEGFVPPKVMLISSKVPKAEYIPTIIRRDDPAIIPILYDHEHATFEDILEEIEKKLNIYHKGAKIWKMLIFCQGGPGHLYLLKNKVATFAKVEKEEDMIHFWKRLSRLMSKVNPEPNIIHVMGCYVLGNPNGEKLFQNLRTLMTPYRVIFESPLELSAQGKQMIETYFDFRLYRLWKSRQHSKLLDFEDVL; this comes from the exons ATGGGCGCCGTCGCCTCCCGGAGGAGGGCGCTAAGAAGCGAGGCGATGTCCTCGGTGGCGGCCAAAGTGCG AGCAGCCCGAGCGTTTGGCGAGTACCTGTCCCAGAGTCACCCCGAAAACCGGAACGGTGCAG ACCACCTGCTGGCTGACGCCTACTCTGGCCACGACGGGTCCCCCGAGATGCAGCCGGCTCCTCAGAACAAGCGCCGCCTCTCCCTCATCTCCAACGGCCGCTATGAGGGCAGCCTTCCGGAGGAGGCTGCCAGCGGGAAGCCGGCCTGTGAGGGCCCCCAGCCCCGCGTGTACACCATCTCAGGGGAGCCGGCCCTGCTGCCCGGCCCGGAGGCCGAGGCCATCGAGCTGGCTGTGGTGAAGGGGCAGCGGCAAGGGGAGCGGCACCCCCACCACCACAGCCAGCCCCTGCGCGCCAGCCCGGGCGGCAGTCACGAGGACGTCAGCAGGCCCTGCCAGAGCTGGGCGGGCAGCCGCCAGGGCTCAAAGGAGTGTCCCGGATGCGCCCAGCtcgcccccagtccctcccctcAGGCCTTTGGGGTGGACCAGCCGCCTCTGCCTGAGGCTCCCGGCCGCCGCAAGAAGCTGGAGAGGATGTACAGCGTCGACCGAGTGTCTG ATGACGTCCCCATCCGTACCTGGTTCCCCAAGGAAAACCTTTTCAGTTTCCAGACGGCAACCACAACTATGCAAGC GAACTTCCGCAAACACCTGCGCATGGTCGGCAGCCGGCGGGTGAAGGCCCAGA CGTTCGCCGAGCGGCGCGAGCGGAGCTTCAGCCGGTCCTGGAGCGACCCCACCCCCATGAAAGTCGACACCTCTCACGACTCCCGAGACA GTGGTGACTTGCAGAGCTCCCACTGCACCTTGGGCGAGGCTCTCGAGGACCTGGACTGGGAGAGTGAGAAGGGCCTGGAGGCCGCAGCCTGCGACACTGAGGGCTTCGTGCCGCCCAAGGTCATG CTCATCTCCTCCAAAGTGCCCAAAGCCGAGTACATCCCCACCATCATCCGCAGGGACGACCCTGCCATCATCCCCATCCTCTAC GACCACGAACATGCGACCTTTGAGGACATTCTGG aggaGATAGAGAAGAAGCTGAATATCTACCACAAGGGGGCCAAAATCTGGAAGATGCTGATTTTCTGCCAG GGTGGCCCAGGACACTTGTACCTGCTCAAGAACAAGGTGGCCACCTTTGCCaaagtggagaaggaagaggacatGATCCA CTTCTGGAAGCGGCTGAGCCGCTTGATGAGCAAAGTGAACCCTGAGCCGAACATCATCCACGTCATGGGCTGCTACGTCCTGGGGAACCCCAATGGGGAGAAG CTCTTCCAGAACCTCAGGACCCTCATGACTCCTTACAGGGTAATCTTCGAGTCGCCCCTGGAGCTGTCGGCTCAAG GGAAGCAGATGATTGAGACCTACTTTGACTTCCGGCTGTACCGCCTGTGGAAGAGCCGCCAGCACTCGAAGCTGCTGGACTTTGAGGACGTTCTGTGA
- the ENTPD8 gene encoding ectonucleoside triphosphate diphosphohydrolase 8 isoform X1: MGLTWKQRVFKALLGAAAVSGLTALLLILVGTINVLLPTDTKFGIVFDAGSSHTSLFVYQWPADKENDTGVVSQALVCQAEGPGISSYASDPARVGESLRGCLEEALALIPKAKHHETPMFLGATAGMRLLSRKNRSQAEDIFAAVSRALGQSPADFRGAELLTGQDEGAFGWITVNYVLGLLVKYSFSGEWIQPLEETLVGALDMGGASTQITFVPGGPILDKTTQATFRLYGADHTVYTHSYLCFGRDQALSRLLVELVQASPGLLVRHPCYHSGYRDTLALAPLYESPCVPAAAPPDLSQNLTVEGTGNPGACIEALRKLFNFSSCDGRADCAFAGVYQPPVQGQFYAFSNFYYTFHFLNLTSRPSLSEANATIWEFCLQPWKLVEASAPPGQDRWLRDYCASGLYILTLLVEGYGFSEETWGGLEFRQQAGGTDIGWTLGYMLNLTNLIPAEAPAQWRAQSFSIWTAGVVFVVLTLTATLGAVVVHVFWLQD, encoded by the exons ATGGGGCTGACCTGGAAGCAGCGGGTCTTCAAGGCTCTGCTGGGTGCCGCCGCGGTCTCAGGCCTCACCGCACTCCTTCTCATCCTGGTGGGGACCATCAACGTCCTCCTGCCTACAGACACCAAG TTCGGGATCGTGTTCGACGCCGGGTCCTCCCACACATCCCTCTTTGTGTATCAGTGGCCGGCTGACAAGGAGAACGACACGGGCGTGGTCAGCCAGGCCCTGGTCTGCCAGGCGGAAG GGCCTGGAATCTCTTCCTATGCCTCCGACCCTGCGCGGGTCGGCGAGAGCCTGcggggctgcctggaggaggcgcTAGCACTGATCCCAAAGGCCAAGCATCACGAGACACCCATGTTCCTAGGGGCCACTGCCGGCATGCGGCTGCTCAG CCGCAAGAATCGCTCGCAGGCGGAGGACATCTTCGCCGCGGTCAGCCGGGCCCTGGGCCAGTCCCCGGCAGACTTCCGGGGCGCGGAGCTCCTGACGGGGCAGGACGAAGGGGCCTTTGGTTGGATCACCGTCAACTACGTCCTGGGCCTGCTGGTGAAG TACTCCTTCTCCGGAGAATGGATCCAGCCCCTGGAGGAGACGCTGGTGGGCGCCCTGGACATGGGTGGGGCCTCCACCCAGATTACCTTTGTGCCCGGAGGCCCCATCCTGGACAAGACCACCCAGGCCACCTTCCGCCTCTACGGCGCCGACCACACCGTCTACACTCACAGCTATCTCTGCTTTGGGCGCGACCAGGCGCTGAGCAGGCTGCTGGTCGAGCTGGTGCAG GCCagcccaggcctcctggtccGCCACCCCTGCTACCACAGCGGCTACCGGGACACGCTGGCCCTGGCGCCCCTGTACGAGTCGCCCTGCGTCCCGGCAGCAGCGCCCCCGGACCTCAGCCAGAACCTCACTGTGGAGGGCACGGGGAACCCCGGGGCCTGCATCGAGGCCCTCCGGAAGCTCTTCAACTTCTCCAGCTGTGACGGCCGAGCAGACTGTGCCTTCGCCGGGGTCTACCAGCCCCCCGTGCAGGGCCAGTTCTAC GCTTTCTCCAACTTCTACTACACCTTCCACTTCCTGAACCTCACCTCCAGGCCGTCACTGAGCGAGGCCAACGCCACCATCTGGGAGTTCTGTCTGCAGCCCTGGAAGCTG GTGGAGGCGAGCGCGCCCCCGGGTCAGGACCGCTGGCTGCGGGACTACTGTGCCTCGGGCCTGTACATCCTCACACTCCTGGTCGAGGGCTACGGCTTCAGCGAGGAGACCTGGGGCGGCCTCGAGTTCCGCCAGCAG GCTGGCGGCACCGACATCGGCTGGACGCTGGGCTACATGCTGAACCTGACCAACCTGATCCCGGCCGAGGCGCCCGCGCAGTGGCGGGCGCAGAGCTTCAGCATCTGGACAGCCGGGGTCGTCTTCGTGGTGCTGACACTCACGGCCACGCTGGGGGCCGTGGTGGTGCACGTCTTCTGGCTCCAGGACTAG
- the ENTPD8 gene encoding ectonucleoside triphosphate diphosphohydrolase 8 isoform X2, translating into MGLTWKQRVFKALLGAAAVSGLTALLLILVGTINVLLPTDTKWPADKENDTGVVSQALVCQAEGPGISSYASDPARVGESLRGCLEEALALIPKAKHHETPMFLGATAGMRLLSRKNRSQAEDIFAAVSRALGQSPADFRGAELLTGQDEGAFGWITVNYVLGLLVKYSFSGEWIQPLEETLVGALDMGGASTQITFVPGGPILDKTTQATFRLYGADHTVYTHSYLCFGRDQALSRLLVELVQASPGLLVRHPCYHSGYRDTLALAPLYESPCVPAAAPPDLSQNLTVEGTGNPGACIEALRKLFNFSSCDGRADCAFAGVYQPPVQGQFYAFSNFYYTFHFLNLTSRPSLSEANATIWEFCLQPWKLVEASAPPGQDRWLRDYCASGLYILTLLVEGYGFSEETWGGLEFRQQAGGTDIGWTLGYMLNLTNLIPAEAPAQWRAQSFSIWTAGVVFVVLTLTATLGAVVVHVFWLQD; encoded by the exons ATGGGGCTGACCTGGAAGCAGCGGGTCTTCAAGGCTCTGCTGGGTGCCGCCGCGGTCTCAGGCCTCACCGCACTCCTTCTCATCCTGGTGGGGACCATCAACGTCCTCCTGCCTACAGACACCAAG TGGCCGGCTGACAAGGAGAACGACACGGGCGTGGTCAGCCAGGCCCTGGTCTGCCAGGCGGAAG GGCCTGGAATCTCTTCCTATGCCTCCGACCCTGCGCGGGTCGGCGAGAGCCTGcggggctgcctggaggaggcgcTAGCACTGATCCCAAAGGCCAAGCATCACGAGACACCCATGTTCCTAGGGGCCACTGCCGGCATGCGGCTGCTCAG CCGCAAGAATCGCTCGCAGGCGGAGGACATCTTCGCCGCGGTCAGCCGGGCCCTGGGCCAGTCCCCGGCAGACTTCCGGGGCGCGGAGCTCCTGACGGGGCAGGACGAAGGGGCCTTTGGTTGGATCACCGTCAACTACGTCCTGGGCCTGCTGGTGAAG TACTCCTTCTCCGGAGAATGGATCCAGCCCCTGGAGGAGACGCTGGTGGGCGCCCTGGACATGGGTGGGGCCTCCACCCAGATTACCTTTGTGCCCGGAGGCCCCATCCTGGACAAGACCACCCAGGCCACCTTCCGCCTCTACGGCGCCGACCACACCGTCTACACTCACAGCTATCTCTGCTTTGGGCGCGACCAGGCGCTGAGCAGGCTGCTGGTCGAGCTGGTGCAG GCCagcccaggcctcctggtccGCCACCCCTGCTACCACAGCGGCTACCGGGACACGCTGGCCCTGGCGCCCCTGTACGAGTCGCCCTGCGTCCCGGCAGCAGCGCCCCCGGACCTCAGCCAGAACCTCACTGTGGAGGGCACGGGGAACCCCGGGGCCTGCATCGAGGCCCTCCGGAAGCTCTTCAACTTCTCCAGCTGTGACGGCCGAGCAGACTGTGCCTTCGCCGGGGTCTACCAGCCCCCCGTGCAGGGCCAGTTCTAC GCTTTCTCCAACTTCTACTACACCTTCCACTTCCTGAACCTCACCTCCAGGCCGTCACTGAGCGAGGCCAACGCCACCATCTGGGAGTTCTGTCTGCAGCCCTGGAAGCTG GTGGAGGCGAGCGCGCCCCCGGGTCAGGACCGCTGGCTGCGGGACTACTGTGCCTCGGGCCTGTACATCCTCACACTCCTGGTCGAGGGCTACGGCTTCAGCGAGGAGACCTGGGGCGGCCTCGAGTTCCGCCAGCAG GCTGGCGGCACCGACATCGGCTGGACGCTGGGCTACATGCTGAACCTGACCAACCTGATCCCGGCCGAGGCGCCCGCGCAGTGGCGGGCGCAGAGCTTCAGCATCTGGACAGCCGGGGTCGTCTTCGTGGTGCTGACACTCACGGCCACGCTGGGGGCCGTGGTGGTGCACGTCTTCTGGCTCCAGGACTAG